One window of the Choloepus didactylus isolate mChoDid1 chromosome 23 unlocalized genomic scaffold, mChoDid1.pri SUPER_23_unloc1, whole genome shotgun sequence genome contains the following:
- the IGLL5 gene encoding LOW QUALITY PROTEIN: immunoglobulin lambda-like polypeptide 5 (The sequence of the model RefSeq protein was modified relative to this genomic sequence to represent the inferred CDS: substituted 1 base at 1 genomic stop codon) yields MDSCVCGDQSGPWERKTWEGILRGDGLSALHGAPRKEGNGEGHCEHPTGLRRGQGRGHLDPGLLLYSSRITSSATGGPKASPTVSLFVPSTEELATKKATLVCLMTGFYLASLDIQWKKDGSVISQGMQTTXASKQADNKYTAGSYLTLTGSEWKAGRTYSCQVTHEGSTIEKKVAAADCC; encoded by the coding sequence ATGGACAGCTGTGTGTGTGGGGACCAATCAGGGCCCTGGGAGAGGAAGACTTGGGAAGGGATTCTACGGGGGGATGGACTGTCTGCTCTCCACGGGGCTCCaaggaaggagggaaatggggagggTCATTGTGAACACCCAACGGGGCTCAGGAGGGGACAAGGCAGGGGCCACCTAGACCCCGGACTCCTTCTCTACTCGTCTCGCATCAcctcctctgccacaggtgggCCCAAGGCCTCACCCACAGTCAGCCTCTTTGTGCCATCCACTGAGGAGCTGGCCACCAAAAAGGCCACACTGGTGTGTCTCATGACTGGATTCTACCTGGCAAGCCTGGACATCCAGTGGAAGAAAGATGGCAGTGTCATCTCCCAGGGCATGCAGACCACCTAGGCCTCCAAGCAGGCCGACAACAAGTACACGGCCGGCAGCTACCTGACCCTGACGGGCAGCGAGTGGAAGGCAGGACGCACTTACAGCTGCCAGGTGACGCATGAAGGGAGCACCATCGAGAAGAAAGTGGCTGCTGCAGACTGCTGTTAG